In the genome of Tsukamurella paurometabola DSM 20162, the window CCGTGGTCGAGTACAGGGAGGTGAGGGTCGTGGCCAGGTGCGGGTACCGGGCGGCCACGGTCTGCGCGATCATGCCGCCCATCGACCGTCCGACGAGGTGCACGGGGCCGACACCCAGGTGGTCGATCAGCTGCGCCGCATCGGCGGCCATATCCGCCAGCGTGTAGGCGTCCCGGCGCGGCCGGGCGGCTAGCTGGCGCAGCATGTTCGGCGGCGGCATGGTGGCGTAGCTCGACCGTCCGCAGTCGCGGTTATCCATCCGGATCACCCGGAACCCGGTGGCGACGAGCGCCGAGACGAACCGGTCGGACCAGGTGGTCAGGTCCTCGGCGAGGCCCGCGACGAGCAGGACCGGTGTGCCGCCGGCGGGTCCGTCGACGCGGAAACAGATGCGGGTTCCGCCGGGCAGGACCGCGAACCGGTCGAGATCCTCAGGCATCGACCCGCTCCTTCGTCGGTGCGCCGGCACCCTCGTCGCGGGTGGAACCGAACTGCAGGGCGTCGTCGAGCAGGGGGCCGCGCAGGATCTTCGCGTCCTGCTGGTACGACATCGACATCTGGAACATGCCCGTCCCCTGCTTCGGGATCACATCACGAGCGCGCTGGGCGTAGCCCGAATCGAGGTCCAGGATCGGCCGGCGTTCCATCGCGGGGTCGGCCTCCACGCGCACGCTGTCGTAGCCGAAGGCGTCCATGTGCTTGATCAGGTCGCAGATGTACCGGGCGACGATCCCGATCTTCAGCGTCCAGGCGGACGTGGTGTAGCCGATCGCGATCGACAGATTGGGCAGTCCGGTTAGCAGCGTGCCGCGGTAGGCGACGGTATCCGGGATGCTGACGGGGGCTCCGTCGACGTCGAACTCGATCCCGCCGAGCAGGCGCATGTTCAGGCCGGTCGCGGTGACGATGACGTCGGCGTCGAGGTGCTCGCCCGATTCGAGTGCGATCCCGGTCTCGGTGAATCGCTCGATCTTGTCGGTGGTGACGGATGCGTCGCCACCGCTCAGGGCCGCGAAGAAGTCCCCGTCGGGGGACAGGCACAGTCGCTGATCCCACGGGTCGTACGGCGGGTTGAAGTGCGTGTCCACGGCGTAGTCCTGCGGCAACCGGGACTTGTTCTGCAGGCGGACCAGTGCGCGCGCGATTCGCGGGAAGGCTCGCATGAACTTCACCTGGCCGCGTTCGGCCCAGATGCTGGTGAACCGGGTGACGGCGTAGCCCCGCTTCTCGCCGAACCACTTGGTGAAGAGAAGCGCTGTGGAGTCGACCTTGGGCCAGGCGACCACATACGTGGGGGTGCGCTGGAGCATGGTGACGTGCGCGGCGGCACCCGCGTGATTCAGCATCGACGGGATCATCGTCACGGCGGTGGCGCCGCTGCCGATCACCACGACCTTCTTGCCCGCGTAGTCGTAGTCCTCGGGCCAGTGCTGGGGGTGCAGGATGTCGCCCT includes:
- a CDS encoding flavin-containing monooxygenase, translating into MNASTTQTDDFDLVIIGAGIAGIGAAKYFTEAFPGKRIAMLEGRANIGGTWDLFKYPGIRSDNGLHTYGYEFKAWTDPDAIAEAPKILNYLQETVDEYDLGGLIRFEHSVQHASWSSADARWTLDVRTPEGAKRITTKWVFAGTGYYRYDEGYTPHFEGREDFQGDILHPQHWPEDYDYAGKKVVVIGSGATAVTMIPSMLNHAGAAAHVTMLQRTPTYVVAWPKVDSTALLFTKWFGEKRGYAVTRFTSIWAERGQVKFMRAFPRIARALVRLQNKSRLPQDYAVDTHFNPPYDPWDQRLCLSPDGDFFAALSGGDASVTTDKIERFTETGIALESGEHLDADVIVTATGLNMRLLGGIEFDVDGAPVSIPDTVAYRGTLLTGLPNLSIAIGYTTSAWTLKIGIVARYICDLIKHMDAFGYDSVRVEADPAMERRPILDLDSGYAQRARDVIPKQGTGMFQMSMSYQQDAKILRGPLLDDALQFGSTRDEGAGAPTKERVDA